The Planctomycetia bacterium genome includes a region encoding these proteins:
- a CDS encoding mercuric transporter MerT family protein, whose amino-acid sequence MNSQDHSQTRWSLAGALTAAIAASVCCLGPLVLVGLGVGGAWTSSLRVLEPYRPIFIAVTLGFLGFAFYRAYRTPAAASCEPGSSCAVPRAARVGRIALWIVAPILLALLAFPQLAPHLFGTNSTKGATNVPIQQVVLKVDGMTCGSCTLHVRESLMHVDGTQDAKVTLDPPEAVVRYDPARTSVQSLEQATAKAGYSSSVKQEK is encoded by the coding sequence ATGAATTCGCAAGATCATTCACAAACCCGATGGAGTCTGGCCGGTGCATTGACGGCAGCAATTGCCGCGTCGGTCTGTTGTCTTGGGCCGCTCGTATTGGTGGGGCTGGGCGTCGGCGGTGCGTGGACTAGCAGTCTAAGAGTTCTGGAACCGTATCGGCCGATCTTCATCGCCGTCACGCTTGGCTTCTTGGGCTTCGCCTTCTACCGGGCCTACCGGACGCCCGCAGCGGCCTCGTGTGAACCGGGGAGTTCCTGCGCGGTCCCGCGTGCCGCCCGCGTGGGCAGGATCGCGCTCTGGATCGTGGCGCCGATCTTACTCGCCTTGCTCGCCTTCCCGCAGCTTGCGCCACACCTCTTTGGGACAAACAGCACCAAAGGAGCGACCAACGTGCCGATCCAACAAGTCGTGTTGAAGGTGGACGGGATGACCTGCGGCTCATGCACCCTCCATGTGCGCGAAAGCCTGATGCACGTGGATGGCACGCAGGATGCGAAGGTGACGCTCGACCCGCCCGAGGCGGTCGTGAGGTACGACCCCGCCAGGACTTCGGTGCAGTCGCTTGAGCAGGCGACGGCGAAGGCGGGATACTCGTCGTCGGTGAAACAGGAGAAGTGA
- a CDS encoding peroxiredoxin family protein, with product MRYVAALTILIALTALARLGAAAAEPTTQPAGKAPPGKGERAAEFSLATLDGESVSLAKLVHDGPVVLIVLRGWPGYQCPICTRQVADLIAHAKEIEKTGARVLLVYPGPSEKLQEHAEEFRRGKGIPESFYFVIDPDYKFTNEYGLRWDAPRETAYPSSFVIDRDGIVKFADISKTHGGRVAATTVVRELDQLK from the coding sequence ATGCGATACGTTGCTGCTCTCACGATTCTCATCGCGCTCACGGCACTGGCCCGTCTTGGAGCCGCCGCAGCAGAGCCAACCACGCAACCCGCAGGAAAGGCGCCGCCGGGCAAGGGCGAGAGAGCCGCGGAATTCTCGCTGGCGACATTGGACGGCGAGTCGGTATCTCTCGCGAAACTCGTTCACGACGGTCCTGTCGTGCTGATCGTGTTGCGAGGTTGGCCAGGGTATCAGTGTCCTATCTGCACACGGCAAGTGGCGGATCTGATCGCACATGCAAAGGAAATTGAGAAAACCGGAGCGCGCGTGCTGCTTGTCTACCCGGGGCCAAGTGAAAAGCTGCAGGAGCACGCCGAGGAGTTTCGTCGCGGCAAGGGAATTCCTGAGAGCTTCTATTTCGTGATCGACCCGGACTACAAATTCACAAACGAATACGGGTTGCGCTGGGATGCGCCTCGCGAAACTGCCTATCCCTCATCGTTCGTGATTGACCGCGACGGTATCGTTAAGTTCGCCGATATAAGCAAGACCCACGGTGGACGCGTTGCGGCAACAACAGTTGTGCGGGAATTGGATCAACTCAAATGA
- a CDS encoding sigma-70 family RNA polymerase sigma factor: MTRADSKRALYASWVRDFSADIYRCGYRLCGSGDIAEELSQEVFFEAWRSMSSLRDTQKARCWLLSILRHRYMHWLRDRKRGRTIRGGDRIAADRLVSNESSPHEVLARQESLQLALDALEDHYKVPFLLVFLEGLTCQETAELLEIPLGTVLSRIYRARRLLRRELEDKPSASPHLRIRSGEPDRHQPRNRVGEAP; the protein is encoded by the coding sequence TTGACGCGGGCTGACAGCAAACGCGCGCTCTACGCGTCGTGGGTCCGAGATTTCTCGGCCGACATCTACCGTTGCGGCTATCGCCTCTGCGGTTCTGGCGATATCGCCGAAGAACTTTCGCAGGAAGTGTTCTTCGAAGCATGGCGGTCGATGAGTTCCCTGCGCGATACGCAGAAAGCAAGGTGCTGGTTGCTCAGCATCTTGCGTCATCGCTACATGCATTGGTTGCGCGACCGCAAACGCGGGAGAACCATCCGTGGCGGTGATCGGATCGCAGCTGATCGTTTGGTAAGCAACGAGAGTTCGCCGCATGAAGTGCTGGCCCGGCAAGAATCGCTCCAGCTGGCGCTGGATGCATTGGAAGACCATTACAAGGTACCGTTCCTGCTCGTCTTCCTAGAGGGACTTACCTGCCAGGAAACTGCCGAGCTTCTGGAAATCCCGCTCGGCACCGTCCTGTCTCGCATCTACCGGGCGAGGAGACTGTTGCGACGCGAGTTGGAAGACAAACCGTCAGCGAGCCCGCACTTAAGGATTCGCAGCGGGGAACCCGACCGACATCAGCCGCGAAACCGCGTGGGAGAAGCACCATGA
- a CDS encoding (2Fe-2S)-binding protein, with product MVSNCCNTRTDEDVCPRCRRNAKAVEVVTLKSLLVPEAMKRLDPHAAYHFCRTVDCPVVYFNGTLVFAKDEVTVRMLQKESTGPLPVCYCFGFTRESIADEMERTGTSTAVEQVTRYVKDGKCACELRNPQGSCCLGNVPQAVEQARRAAGVQR from the coding sequence GTGGTGTCCAATTGCTGCAATACTCGCACAGATGAGGATGTCTGCCCCCGTTGCCGTCGCAATGCCAAGGCGGTTGAAGTCGTCACGCTGAAGAGCTTGCTCGTCCCGGAAGCGATGAAACGATTAGATCCGCACGCGGCGTATCACTTCTGCCGGACTGTCGATTGCCCCGTCGTGTACTTCAACGGCACGCTGGTCTTTGCCAAAGATGAAGTGACAGTGCGCATGCTGCAAAAGGAAAGCACCGGCCCGCTGCCGGTCTGTTACTGCTTCGGCTTCACGAGGGAAAGCATCGCCGACGAAATGGAGCGGACGGGAACGAGCACCGCCGTCGAGCAGGTCACACGGTATGTCAAGGACGGCAAGTGCGCCTGCGAGCTTCGCAACCCGCAGGGTAGCTGCTGCCTTGGAAACGTCCCACAAGCCGTGGAGCAGGCTCGCCGCGCCGCTGGAGTTCAAAGATGA
- a CDS encoding TIGR04283 family arsenosugar biosynthesis glycosyltransferase, with product MIPLPSQHRSRESPRFERTAVVIPVLNEERAIGHVLAAVPTWVQSVIVVDNGSTDRTADVARAHGAKVITEVRRGYGSACLAGLAEIGDAEIVVFLDGDFSDHPEEMQQLIAPIVENRADLVIGSRITGRCAPGALTVAQRFGNTVACRLMRFCWNASFTDLGPFRAIRRASLEQLHMDDRGFGWTVQMQTRAARLGLRAVEVPVSYRCRIGRSKISGTLRGVVQAGSKILYTIWNESRQSRRTSTSDRPEDFAALHRQTTERRRHTPSISVVIPALNEQEYVGRAIRSAITADAGEVEIIVVDGGSSDRTVQLARECGATVLRSERGRAQQMNKGAAAGRGEILLFLHADSQLPADFTTQVRRMLAAPDTIAGAFAIAIEPSSAVMRLYAALTHLRSRVVQIPYGDQAIFLTKAAFDRVGGYPDVPIMEDLELARRLQRLGRVRVVNDIVSTSGRRWHRHGVFKTSLLNQLLIIAYYAGVSPATLHRWRESGIILRDAFTPKAGRDSNCGPATTEWIGRVREVGH from the coding sequence ATGATCCCGCTCCCATCACAACATCGATCCCGTGAGTCACCGAGGTTCGAAAGGACAGCCGTGGTGATTCCCGTACTCAACGAGGAGCGCGCCATCGGCCACGTATTGGCGGCAGTTCCGACTTGGGTCCAGAGTGTCATCGTCGTCGATAACGGATCGACCGACCGAACGGCGGACGTTGCGCGGGCACACGGCGCAAAGGTTATCACGGAGGTCCGTCGAGGGTACGGATCGGCGTGTCTTGCCGGCCTGGCGGAGATCGGCGACGCCGAAATAGTCGTCTTTCTCGACGGAGATTTCAGCGATCACCCCGAGGAGATGCAGCAACTGATCGCGCCAATCGTGGAGAACCGCGCAGATCTCGTCATCGGCTCTCGAATCACGGGGCGCTGCGCTCCCGGCGCACTCACGGTGGCGCAGCGGTTCGGCAACACCGTCGCGTGCAGGCTCATGCGGTTCTGCTGGAACGCCAGCTTTACGGACCTGGGTCCCTTCCGCGCGATCCGCCGAGCCAGTTTGGAGCAACTGCACATGGACGATCGCGGGTTCGGCTGGACGGTACAGATGCAGACGCGGGCAGCCAGGCTCGGGTTGCGAGCAGTCGAAGTTCCGGTGAGTTACCGCTGCCGCATCGGTCGTTCGAAAATCTCCGGCACGCTGCGAGGGGTCGTGCAGGCGGGCAGCAAGATTCTCTACACGATTTGGAACGAATCGCGCCAATCCAGGAGGACGTCGACGAGTGATCGACCGGAGGACTTTGCTGCATTGCACCGCCAAACCACGGAACGCCGTCGCCACACACCGTCGATCTCGGTCGTGATTCCAGCACTGAATGAGCAGGAGTACGTTGGCCGAGCAATCCGCTCGGCGATCACGGCGGACGCTGGTGAAGTCGAGATAATCGTCGTGGACGGCGGCAGCAGTGATAGGACGGTGCAGCTTGCGCGCGAATGCGGCGCGACCGTGCTCCGATCGGAGCGCGGCCGCGCACAGCAAATGAACAAGGGCGCGGCGGCGGGGCGCGGCGAGATCCTCCTGTTCCTTCATGCCGATTCGCAGCTACCCGCCGACTTTACAACTCAGGTCCGTCGCATGCTCGCGGCGCCCGATACGATCGCGGGGGCGTTCGCGATAGCTATTGAACCATCGAGTGCGGTGATGCGGCTATACGCGGCCTTGACTCATCTGCGTTCGCGGGTGGTGCAGATTCCCTATGGTGACCAAGCCATTTTTCTGACGAAAGCCGCGTTCGATCGCGTTGGCGGCTATCCCGATGTCCCGATCATGGAGGACCTCGAACTCGCCCGGCGGCTTCAGCGGCTAGGTCGTGTGCGCGTCGTTAATGACATCGTTAGTACATCCGGCAGGCGATGGCACCGACACGGGGTCTTCAAGACCAGCCTGCTCAACCAACTCTTGATTATTGCATATTACGCCGGCGTCTCACCTGCGACGCTACACCGGTGGCGTGAATCGGGAATAATCCTGCGCGATGCGTTCACTCCTAAGGCGGGTCGCGACAGCAACTGCGGCCCGGCCACGACGGAATGGATTGGGCGCGTGCGGGAGGTCGGGCATTGA
- a CDS encoding heavy metal-responsive transcriptional regulator, with translation MKPLWSNEVAKQSGVNLQTLRYYERQGLLPPPRRTDSGYRAFTPQTVGLIRFIKRAQGLGFTLREIKQLIALNEHPDTACAEVRVQTEAKIADVTEKIKSLRAIKRELTRLAHACAGANRPHACAVLTRLDGANGKVAVKGIKRGVKR, from the coding sequence ATGAAACCATTGTGGAGCAACGAAGTCGCCAAACAAAGCGGCGTGAATCTTCAAACGCTGCGGTACTACGAGCGGCAGGGGCTGTTGCCTCCGCCGCGGCGCACGGATTCGGGCTATCGCGCGTTTACGCCGCAGACGGTGGGCTTGATCCGTTTCATCAAACGGGCGCAAGGACTCGGCTTCACCTTGCGAGAGATCAAGCAGCTCATCGCGCTCAACGAGCATCCCGACACGGCGTGCGCCGAAGTGCGCGTGCAAACGGAAGCGAAGATTGCCGACGTGACCGAGAAGATCAAGAGTCTGCGGGCGATCAAGCGTGAGCTGACCCGCTTGGCCCATGCGTGCGCCGGTGCGAACCGCCCGCACGCGTGCGCCGTTCTCACCCGCCTGGACGGAGCGAACGGCAAAGTTGCAGTCAAAGGAATCAAACGAGGAGTCAAACGATGA
- a CDS encoding mercuric reductase: MTASLASAPFVPESPLIRPMDEHNRELLSNVHPPDWTNPDPARRYNLVVIGAGAGGLVTSLGAAGLGAKVALVEKYLLGGDCLNVGCVPSKSLLRCGRAYADVRDAGDFGVRVPAGVEVDFPAVMERMRRLRTRISPNDGVKRLRDAGVDVFLGEGRFVGPDAIEVAGKTLRFSRAVIAAGARASAPPVPGLNEAGYLTNETVFWLTELPRRLAVIGAGPIGCELSQAFARLGSEVHLLEAEHQILGREDRDASEIVQRSLLRDGIHVGCQCKIVRVHRDGAEKILQLERGSDHMELRVDEILVGVGRKPNVERLGLEQAQVSFDARSGIVVNDRLQTSNRKIYAVGDICSQYKFTHMADAMARIALQNALFFGRAKVSALTIPWCTYTDPEIAHVGMYEKDARDRGLEVDTIRLELSELDRALLDGEEEGFLKVHVKKGTDRILGATLVSRHAGEMISELTLAMVGGLGLKTLSRTIHSYPTQAEIMRRAGDAYNRTRLTPFVKGLFHRLMSWRR, from the coding sequence ATGACTGCATCACTCGCGTCCGCACCGTTCGTCCCCGAATCGCCGCTGATTCGGCCGATGGATGAACACAACCGTGAATTGCTCAGCAATGTTCATCCGCCGGATTGGACGAACCCCGATCCCGCGCGTCGCTACAACCTCGTCGTGATCGGCGCCGGCGCGGGCGGACTTGTAACTTCACTCGGTGCAGCCGGGCTGGGGGCCAAAGTTGCCTTGGTCGAAAAGTATCTGCTCGGCGGCGACTGCCTGAATGTCGGGTGCGTGCCGTCCAAGTCGCTTCTTCGCTGCGGACGTGCATACGCGGACGTGCGCGACGCGGGCGATTTCGGAGTGCGCGTCCCCGCAGGCGTGGAGGTGGATTTTCCCGCCGTGATGGAAAGAATGCGCCGACTCCGCACGAGGATCAGCCCGAACGATGGCGTAAAGCGACTGCGCGATGCGGGAGTGGATGTGTTCCTCGGCGAAGGCCGATTTGTCGGACCCGACGCGATCGAGGTCGCTGGAAAGACGCTGCGCTTCAGTCGCGCGGTGATCGCCGCCGGCGCGCGAGCTTCGGCGCCGCCGGTGCCTGGACTGAACGAAGCAGGCTATCTCACGAACGAAACAGTTTTCTGGCTGACCGAACTGCCCCGGAGATTGGCGGTCATCGGGGCGGGCCCCATCGGTTGTGAACTCTCACAAGCATTCGCCCGCCTGGGTTCGGAAGTGCATCTTCTGGAGGCCGAGCATCAAATCCTCGGCCGCGAAGACCGCGACGCTTCAGAGATCGTTCAAAGATCACTGCTTCGCGACGGGATTCATGTCGGCTGCCAGTGCAAGATCGTCCGCGTTCACCGAGATGGCGCCGAAAAAATCCTCCAGCTGGAACGCGGTTCTGATCACATGGAACTGCGTGTGGATGAAATTCTCGTCGGCGTCGGACGAAAGCCGAATGTCGAGCGCCTCGGCCTGGAACAAGCTCAAGTGAGTTTTGACGCCCGCAGTGGGATCGTCGTCAACGATCGACTGCAAACAAGCAACCGTAAGATCTACGCCGTCGGGGACATCTGCTCGCAATACAAGTTCACGCATATGGCTGACGCCATGGCTCGCATCGCGCTGCAGAACGCTCTGTTCTTCGGGCGCGCCAAAGTAAGCGCGCTCACGATTCCGTGGTGTACCTACACTGACCCCGAGATTGCCCACGTCGGCATGTACGAGAAAGATGCGCGCGACCGCGGCCTCGAAGTTGACACGATTCGACTGGAACTCTCGGAGCTGGACCGCGCACTTCTCGACGGCGAAGAAGAAGGGTTTCTCAAGGTGCATGTGAAGAAAGGAACGGACCGCATCCTCGGCGCTACGCTCGTCTCGCGGCACGCAGGCGAGATGATCTCTGAACTGACGCTCGCAATGGTCGGCGGGCTCGGCCTGAAGACCCTTTCGCGCACGATCCATTCCTACCCCACGCAAGCGGAGATCATGCGCAGAGCCGGCGACGCGTACAACCGAACGCGGCTCACGCCGTTCGTCAAGGGGCTGTTCCACAGACTGATGAGTTGGCGAAGGTGA
- the merA gene encoding mercury(II) reductase, with protein MADPFDLVILGSGSTAFAAALTAQELGKTSVMIEERLIGGTCVNRGCLPSKNLIEAAKLIHDAGNSRYPGLRACRMELDFAALVNQKDEVVHEYRKKKYESLVDGQIRIENGHAQFVDPHTVVVGGKRLTGDKVLIATGSRPVLPEIDGLNRVPYLTSDLLTVDEPMELRELPKSLLIVGGGYIALELGQMFSRFGTEVTILERNAQLLAHGYEPEVGRNVGEIFAQEGIQVVFNARAKIVRQDGTNVVTTAIVGGREREYRTSKLLIATGRRPNTDNIAVERSGAAVNERGEVAVDQFLRTNVPHIFAAGDVIGRQHGSQMATPVGSRHGGIAARNALSGDPMRAADHRVIPRVIFTDPQVAVVGMTDTEAVGTGHRCWCNTLPMSLVPRAGAIRDTRGIIKMVADKDSNEVLGVSMVGHNAGEVIHEAAMAMRFRAKIQDFIDLLHAYPTMAEALKIVAISRHKDPAKLSCCAE; from the coding sequence ATGGCTGACCCATTTGACCTCGTGATCCTCGGCTCCGGTTCCACCGCGTTCGCCGCCGCACTGACGGCGCAAGAGTTGGGCAAGACTTCGGTGATGATCGAAGAACGGCTTATAGGCGGCACTTGCGTCAACCGCGGGTGCCTTCCATCCAAAAACCTGATCGAGGCGGCGAAGCTGATTCACGACGCGGGCAACTCCCGCTATCCCGGCCTGCGCGCCTGTCGGATGGAATTGGATTTCGCGGCCTTGGTCAACCAGAAGGATGAGGTTGTCCACGAGTATCGCAAGAAGAAATACGAGAGCCTCGTCGATGGTCAAATCCGCATCGAGAACGGTCACGCTCAATTCGTGGACCCGCATACGGTCGTAGTCGGCGGCAAGCGGCTGACCGGTGACAAGGTACTCATCGCTACCGGCTCGCGGCCCGTCCTGCCCGAGATTGACGGACTGAACCGGGTGCCGTACCTCACCAGCGACTTGCTCACGGTGGATGAGCCGATGGAACTGCGGGAGCTTCCCAAGTCTCTGCTGATCGTCGGTGGCGGGTACATCGCGCTGGAGTTGGGGCAGATGTTCAGTCGCTTCGGCACCGAAGTGACCATCCTCGAACGCAACGCCCAGTTGTTGGCACACGGTTACGAGCCGGAGGTAGGACGAAACGTCGGCGAGATCTTTGCCCAGGAGGGGATTCAGGTCGTCTTCAACGCCCGCGCCAAAATTGTTCGGCAGGATGGAACAAACGTTGTCACCACCGCGATCGTCGGGGGACGGGAGCGAGAGTATCGCACCAGCAAGCTGCTGATTGCCACCGGGCGACGGCCTAACACAGATAACATCGCCGTCGAGCGCTCGGGCGCTGCGGTCAACGAACGCGGCGAAGTGGCCGTTGATCAATTCCTGCGAACCAACGTCCCGCACATCTTCGCCGCCGGCGACGTGATCGGGCGGCAGCACGGCAGCCAAATGGCTACGCCGGTGGGCAGTCGTCACGGGGGAATTGCCGCGCGCAACGCGCTATCCGGCGATCCGATGCGGGCGGCAGACCATCGGGTTATTCCCCGCGTCATCTTCACCGATCCGCAAGTAGCCGTCGTTGGCATGACCGATACCGAAGCCGTCGGCACCGGGCATCGCTGCTGGTGCAACACGCTGCCGATGTCACTGGTGCCGCGCGCCGGCGCTATTCGCGACACGCGCGGGATTATCAAGATGGTGGCGGATAAGGATTCCAACGAAGTGCTGGGCGTCTCGATGGTCGGTCATAACGCGGGCGAGGTCATTCACGAGGCAGCGATGGCGATGCGGTTCCGCGCCAAGATTCAAGACTTCATCGACCTGCTGCATGCCTACCCGACGATGGCCGAGGCGTTGAAGATCGTCGCCATATCTCGACACAAGGACCCGGCGAAGCTGTCGTGCTGCGCGGAGTGA
- a CDS encoding glycosyltransferase 87 family protein, protein MGATLLLTMAILLSVRSQFLWHWALTSEPVLYLFVALYVAAGGIYLAVIGSLRRIVVGRKGVLCILLVGLLMRLALLPSAPVLETDSFRYMWDAALTARGASPYLHTPEKGKSALTDLDGDSRIRAVAREAGSHLKQINHPDVKTIYPPVAQAAFLLAYWISPWNGAAWRAILLVADAATVLLLLVLMRHLRLPLAWIAIYWWNPLLVKEFYCAGHMDAIVLPFVTGAVMLAVMQRTALAAAALAAAVAAKFWPVVLLPLLLRSVVRQPRRVALSLAAFTVTAAILLSPMLVAGHSGIAGSVDYSRSWQSNDGLFQLVVLLCRHTLPLVGVHAWAEQMAARLTVTLVLVAWVLWLARRPLNDPLELCEASLLAVAGLFLLSPTQFPWYYTWMLPLLALRPRWSLLLYTALLPLYHLHYSRPAWVWVEHLPVWAFLSLESFARVRSRNLSSRVQVSFHDPAPITTSIP, encoded by the coding sequence GTGGGCGCGACGCTGCTTCTGACGATGGCAATCTTGCTTTCTGTGCGTTCGCAATTTCTATGGCACTGGGCCTTGACCTCTGAACCGGTGCTTTACTTGTTCGTGGCGCTCTACGTTGCCGCGGGTGGGATCTACCTGGCCGTCATCGGATCATTGCGCCGCATCGTTGTCGGGCGGAAAGGCGTCCTGTGCATTCTGCTGGTTGGCCTTCTCATGCGACTCGCACTGCTTCCGTCGGCCCCGGTGCTGGAGACCGACTCATTCCGTTACATGTGGGACGCGGCGCTGACAGCGCGTGGCGCCAGTCCCTATTTGCATACTCCTGAAAAAGGCAAGAGTGCTCTAACTGATCTTGACGGTGATTCGCGAATTCGCGCCGTCGCCCGCGAGGCGGGATCGCATCTGAAGCAGATCAATCACCCAGACGTCAAGACGATCTACCCGCCGGTTGCCCAGGCAGCATTCCTCCTTGCGTACTGGATCAGTCCCTGGAACGGAGCGGCGTGGCGCGCAATTCTACTGGTTGCCGATGCCGCGACCGTGCTGCTGCTGCTGGTCCTGATGCGCCATCTCCGGCTACCACTGGCCTGGATCGCGATCTACTGGTGGAATCCGCTGCTGGTCAAGGAGTTCTATTGCGCCGGCCACATGGACGCGATTGTATTGCCCTTTGTAACCGGCGCCGTGATGCTGGCCGTGATGCAGCGAACGGCCCTGGCGGCGGCGGCCTTGGCTGCTGCCGTCGCCGCCAAGTTCTGGCCCGTCGTTCTGCTTCCACTGCTGCTTCGATCGGTGGTTCGCCAGCCCCGCCGGGTCGCGCTCTCTCTTGCCGCGTTCACCGTGACGGCCGCGATCCTGCTGTCACCGATGCTCGTGGCCGGGCACAGCGGCATCGCTGGGAGCGTGGACTACTCGCGTTCGTGGCAGTCCAACGACGGACTGTTTCAGCTCGTCGTACTGTTATGCCGGCACACGTTGCCGTTGGTGGGAGTTCACGCCTGGGCGGAGCAGATGGCGGCTCGTTTGACCGTGACACTCGTGCTGGTCGCATGGGTGCTTTGGTTGGCGCGCCGACCGCTGAACGATCCGCTTGAGTTGTGCGAAGCGTCGCTGCTGGCGGTCGCCGGACTTTTCCTGCTAAGTCCGACACAATTTCCCTGGTACTACACATGGATGTTGCCGCTGTTGGCACTTCGTCCGCGGTGGTCGCTTCTCCTCTACACGGCGTTGTTGCCGCTTTACCACCTGCATTACAGCCGACCCGCGTGGGTGTGGGTAGAGCATTTACCGGTCTGGGCGTTCTTGTCCCTCGAATCGTTCGCGCGCGTTCGGTCTCGCAACTTGTCTAGTCGCGTTCAAGTGAGTTTTCATGATCCCGCTCCCATCACAACATCGATCCCGTGA